The region AATAAAAAGTTAGACTTCTAGGTAATGCTAATAAAAGTTAGCCTTCTAGCTAATTCTAATGAAAAGTTAGCCTTATAGCTAATGCTAATAAAAAGATAGCCTTCTAGCTAATGCTACAAAAAGCTAGCTAACACTACTGAAAATTTAGTGTACTTTAGCACAGCCTGCATTTTCGATTTGCATCTGTGGTGCGTTTAACAGATTCATGACAATTTGTTGGCTTTAAATCACAGTTTcatctttttaattattactttCTATTTTTTAGTGAACATATTAGCACTAGCATAATGCTAGATGACGCTCAACTTGTTAGTTACACAAGATGCGTGCTCATGTTCTCTGAGGTACACCGGCGCCATCACTCCTGCTTTACTcgttgtgagtttttttttttttttggtcaccaGAATGAACATTTCCACCATTTAACACAGAAATATTTCTTaccaaaaacagaaaataagctCTTTATTGAATTTGTTGTGCAATTTCTGAAAGGTCTAATGAAGAAAAGCTGCGTTCATTCGTATCTAGTCGATGCTAAGCCGAGCTTTTTGACAGGACGGTAATGTTTAATAcgaataaataacaattttatCCTTATTACTGCAGTTACATAAAGTTAGGATTTTCAGATTTGAGACCTTATATGTTCTTACCAGACTTGCTGGACTCGTGTtaatctgtattatatataacaCTACTGCACATTATAACACTGTGCTTATTAACTGTTTGGAGAGTCGTATATgcagtttttatatatttattttttgctgtttacaagacagtacagtttgttcatttttgttcattaattCCACATTTTGGTATAATAAATACACTGTATCTTGAGTCTTGTTAATTACGCTGTCGAATGCAGCTAATCTATCAGTTCAGCTTGGTGATGTGGGAATAAGTTCTGTCCGTATCTATGGATGTTCTCTTTCTCCAAAAGAAACCTGTTCTTCTGCCAGAATGAAGTGACTGAAGGGAAACGTCACCTCTGATCTCAAGACCGAGCCACACAGAAGGAAAAAGGCAAAAAGGATAGCAGGAAGTTTCATTACACCCCACTTAGGAGTACTAACATAGTATACTCtgatttacttgtttgtttaaaaccaCTAACATACATTTGCTTATTAATACATCCTTTTTGTtaaatttggatttttttttattaaccaaTGCATCGATATTCAAATCTGTGATGTTTACACCTCTATACTAAATTTGAacgcaaataaataaaccaaggGTGATATAATAAGCATAATTTAATACGATGCACTAATAAGAAGAACTAGTTTTCTGCTGTTTATCTAGACGGTATTTGTTTTAATACCGGATGTTTTTTTATCATAGATGCCCATCTGTCAGTAAACCTGAATAGTTTCTGTGGAAGTGCAATGTAccagatgtgtttttttgtatttgtgtgttgcGTAAATCACATCTTTGTGTTAAAGGATctgagagggaaagagacaggAAGGCATTAAACCCCAAccgctcagttgtgtaaatgagataaatgtaagttgctctggattagAGCGTCTGCCCAATGCCAACATATTTGTAAGTATTGTGAAAGTTAAGATCAGTATTTAGAAGAAAGCCATCTGTTTTTTGTCAGAGTTATGATGTTGTTTAGACTACAAAAGGAGCAAAAATATATACTATGAAAGGAGTTTTACTGGTAATGATGCGCTAAAATCGCctaatctttttattattattattattattattatttttttttttctttctttttttactgttgattttattattatttgccattcagttttaaataaaaaaagttttcagtttttctgtgttgtgattttaaaaataaaacttactcATTTTTTCACTTACACATTACtgcacagtgaaatacttttcttcaaatatcccagcttaggaagttgggcacagggtcagccatgatacagcctCTGGAGCATAGAGGGTAAAGACACAATGGTGGCAGCTTAGAGATAcgggggcttgaaccccaaccttctgatcaacaaaccAAAGCCTAAGACATGCGaccactaaataaataaaatcttatttaaATATCATAACATGACAGACTGgttgcacggtggcttagtggttagcaggttcgcctcacacctccagggtcggggttcgattcccgcctccaccttgtgtgtgtggagtttgcatgttctccccgtgctccgtgctcctccgggtactccgggttcctcccctggtccaaagacatgcatggtaggttgattggcatctctggaaaaattgtccctagtgtgtgattgtgtgagtgaatgagagtgtgtgtgccctgtgatgggttggcactccgtccagggtgtatcctgccttgatgcccgatgacgcctgagataggcacagtgacccgaggtagttcggataagcggtagaagatgaatgaatgaatgaatgaatgaacatgacAGACTCACCAAATAAACTCTTCAGGCTTCTGGTCATGAATGATGGGCATCATGAGGATTTGAATTCATGATCTCCAGATAGTAAAGCCATTTGTATTGTATATcgtcaaatatatatttttgtgtacaCACCTTACTTGATATCCATTACTGAAGAGATATAAACACTCAAGTAAAATTAgaaaattctttttatttcacatattcCACAAAGATTCAAATGGATCctcaaataacaaaaacataataTACATTGAAATTGCAATTCTTCGGATATTTAAAAACTATTGACATGAATGTTGATATAGAAAGTGTTTAAACATCTATATTTAGCTTtatatgaacatttaaaaacatattggTCAGTAAGGGAACTTTGACAAttacagttttaaataaataattattttaaaactttgtattatttaaataatatacacaataaGTGTGTAGTTTTTATAGATGTTTTAATACATAGACTGATATTTATAATTTCCTGCCTAATGGCCCGGGCAAAGAAAGGAACGGATGCAACAGCTGTCTAAAATGATGTTTGTTTAGTGTCTTCACCTTCAGCATTTTCAAAACTACCAGCtctaagaaagaagaaaaacaatttttttatggCAAATACGTGCTTAGTTAAATCATCATAATGCTGGTTTAAATACATTATCTCctttttaccagaggccaaaCTCAGAATTTCCACCTGTTTTGTTCCAGTGTTGAACACTGAATGTCTTTCTCATGGCACAGAGTgttggttaatatgaagctcatatgaaaacaGACCCTCATGAAAAGCTACACATTCTTAAAGCCCTAAGTATTTCTGGTGACGAATCAAGTCCTGACAAATTTTAATATCAGACTTGAAGGgataaaatgattcatttgtgtgTACTGATTGAAAAAGGCCAATAGGTtgagtgtactggtaaaaagggttaattatttatattaattattggACACATTGATTCAATTAAATgttgattaaatattttttaaatgatttctcttaattaaattaatgtatttaattaacCGTGCATAATGTAATTATACTAATTTATCGTTCTAATTTTTTTAagtgcattttattttccacataCCTCTGTTTTTCCCCCCTTCGGTTAAGGACACTGTAGGTCACCACCACAACAAACATGATCAGCAGCAAACCTGCCACAGCACCAAGCCCAATGAACGCTCCGGATATAACAGATGAGGTTTTTTCTGTAGAACCTGCACAGTGATGGAGGGgaaaagtgtgagagagtggtgacGTTTTACATGCCATTTCAATTGTAATTTTATATTGTAAGTTTATATGTTAATTCTAAATATTAGTAAGTTATAATGGATGGATTTTTCCACGCTTGATGACATTAGGATTTTGATAATTTGCTAACCCTCTGGTTGCACAGAGGAGACCAGCATGGCACGCGTTGCGTTCAGGTGTCCGTCATTGGGTTCGGGTGTGATGCCCAGCAGGTGGCACATCAGTGAATATATGTGTACTGTCTCAAATGGCTCCACCGTAAAGTTCTTCCGGAAGGCAGGTCCCACTGCACGGAAGAATGGCTTCATGTCCATATAGTCATTGTCAAAGCCATGTTCTCCTTTATTGAACTGCACTGGTAATAACTGCAAGTAAAGTTTCACAAGAGCATCTTTTTTGAAGCATTTGTCTTTTTCACAGCCAACCAAATTTACCTCTATCTCAGTAATTTACAGCTGCACACTTGTCAAAGCTGCTGTAATAAAAAAGAACTCTATCCAATCAGAATACTTCATTCATTAGCACTAAAATATTACTGGTATTTAATTCCTTTTAACTGGTTAAATGGTCAAGTTACTCACTCCATTAATTACATATCCCAAGTCGGCCCATAGGATGATGGGCAGTATGCGGTTATTCTGGGCAAAGTGCAGCCTGGGGGGCATTTCCTCTTTCTTGTAGACATGGAGGTGAGGATGAGCACCCTTCAGGGCATTGTACACTTTTTCAAGCCTTCCAGTTTTAGGGAGGAGCAAACCACTTGGCCCATAGTCCACCAGAGTGAAGTCTAGATCTTGAAACGAGAATCCTGGGATCTTAGAAAGTACAATCTCATTCACTGCACCATTACGTAACACTGTGGTCATGCCATGGTCTGCAGTGATGATAATATTAAGGCACTGTGTGAGGCCGTTGCGGTCAACAGAGTCTCTCAGATAGCCCACAGTTCGGTCCACCTGTCTCACCATCTCCTTTACCTCCTCAGAGTCTGGACCATATTTGTGGCCTGTGCTGTCTGGCTCTCCAAAATACAAGGAGACAAAGTCCAGGTCTTTTTCCCCAAACCAGTCACCCAAGATCTTGTCAATGTTCTGGCGCCACGCTGTCTCATTGCTATAGTTATAGAAGCGAGGCTCCACTTCAGACATTAGTGCTTTTTCACCATCATACGTTGAAGCCGTGCCAGGGAAGTGAAGTGAGCCGGCCCGGAGACCCTGAATGTTGGGGAGAAATAGAAACACGTCAGGATGCAGCACAAAATGTGAATATAATGTGAATATAATCATCCAGGGCACTTAATTGCGTATTAATACTAAAAGACTGTATCTCTTGGTTGTAGTAATGTCTTTGTATTTAGAAATCCAGGCCCTTTGACTTATTACCTCAGGCCAGCAACAATTATAATGTCTCTAAATCTAAAGGGTAATCATGCCGGCACAATCTGCTGTGTGTCATATTGCCGTTCTCCAAACAGATAATAGATAAGATATTTCTTATCTTTGCTGTACAATGTAGGCcagttaaatatttttgttatataacaGTCCACAAAAAGTCCATTTGACcatgcaagtgttttttttgtattatcgTGTGAGTAGAAAGTTgccataaacattaaaaaaaaatcaaaactgtATAACAAGATccaggtttgtgtttttgtacctgtcttTGAGCAGTGATCCAGATGGGCAGGCTGCCATTATCCCACCACTCGTTCACAAACTGAGTTTGGTAGTATGGCTTCTTCTCCGACGTGCTGGTGTTGAACCACATGTTGTGTATCACACCATGATTTTCAATATATTTACCTGCAGATTAGTTTAGGGTAAGATAAGAGACTGATAAGAGACACTTTACACTGTGGTGATACAGTCAAACAATTAAGAGGTGTTGTGAGGAGTTACTGATACTGCCctgaagatgattattttcctataatagcACATCCccaagtgttttttcttttaaaacacagttttttcttttataacacGATTTTAGAGCAGCAAGCTTAGTCATTCAACACCCCTGGTTTAAGTTGTCAAGATGGCACCACTGTGGCACCACCGCCATCCTACTCTATCATGCTTTTTATTAattgctgtgtttattttgttcatctTTTGCGATGTGTTAGCTGTGCTAGTGACCAACTCAACCAATCTGTGCTATGAACAACTCGCCTGATTGTATTAACAGTGGACATTCAACAACACTGCCACTTTTTCTAGTGTCTCTGCCtttctacatacagtatcttgtttgtctgtttgtctgttgaGGATCCAGGCACGGGGATGTATACAAGTGAATCTTCAGAGTTACTTTCTGAATCAATGATAACTGCTAAATGAGTTTCAAAGTCTTTTGAACTTCTTTGATCTGACACAATCAGTAAATGACTGCACACATCAGCATGGCCACACACTTGACGTTATAATTTCACAAGGACTTCCAGTACCCATTTTAGAAATAATGGACATTTGCATTTTGAACCACttcactgttatttttttatttgctgctCCACAATCTACTATGAAATCCCCTACTCCAGCCTGCTGCCACTATACCATTACTTCCACCACAGCTGGAGAGTTTGGTGCTCCATTCATGAGCACTAGTTTTCACATTCAGGACAGGCTAGTTTATCCCCTGTGCCCAAAGGATTTCATCTCTGCCCTCTACTCCACCTGCTCAGAGATTTTGGACTCCATTGCACCTTTCAAGGACAAAACTATGAGAGCCAGACCTGACCCTTGGCTTAATGATACTACTCGTGCTCTCAGGCAGCGCTGCAGACAAGCCGAGCACAGGTGGAAGAAGAACAAGCTACATGTATTATTGGGTATACTGCGTGATAGTCTTTCAGACTGTCAAAATGCCCTTAAAGAAGCTGAATGTATGTACTTGTCAAATGTAATTTCCATCAGCTGTAATCATCCTAAGgtgttatttaatataattcagTGTTACAAATCCATCTTGCAATGTCCTGAAACATGAATTAAGGTCAACTTGCGATGATTGAGAAAATCATTTTGTTCACAAGGTGGCATCTGTTAGGCAGAACATTAACATTACTTCTAATTGTCAGGATATATGCTCTTTTTCTATGCCCTTGTCTACATTTAATATGTTTGAGCCACTGTCCCTATCTGTCCTCTCTGAGGCGGTCCAGCAGGAAACAGGTTTTTAACACAGTGAGCATTTGTCTTATCTCTTTTATTAACAGCTGCCTTAGTTCAGGGTCAGGCCTCTTCCTAAGAAACCCAATCCTGTTCCTGCAGTATTGTCTAACTTTAGACCAGTGtctgttatctttttttatctAAGATTTTAGAAAAGGTTGTTTTTATCCAATTGCACTCTGTTTTGGAAAGAAATAATATTCTAATGAAATTCCAATCCATCTTTAGAACACATCATAGCACTGAATCTGCTCTCCTGAAGGTACAGAATGACATTCTCTTGTcccttgttttaaaaaaatcctgtaCTGCTTGTAATGTTGGATCTCGCTGCAGCAATTGATATTGTTGACCAATCAATTCTCCTGACGCGTCTGGCACAACAAGTTGGACTTCAAGGTCAGGTACTGCAATAGTTTAGgtcatttttaacaaataagGACTTCCTCCCCAGCCCCTTTGACCACTGGTGTACCACAGGGTTTCCTTTTGTGCCCTGTTCCATTTTCTCTGTACACGCTGCCACTAGGGTTGATTATTTCAAAGCACAATGTTTCATTCcatctaaaaaatatattgtttgtcACCTCCAACCTTCCCAGTTTTGTTGTTGCTGGTCATGATTTTCTCGGCCCCTCTTTTTAACCAAGCAGTCAAAAATTTAGGGGTGACTTTAGACAACAGACTAAACTTTCAGACACACATTGATTCTGTTGACAAGGCAGGATTTTTCCATCTTCACCTACTTGCGAAGGTCAAAAAAGAAAgccattcatgcttttattagCTCACAGCTAGATTATTGCAAAACTCTTTATGTTGGAGTCAATCAAGCTTGTCTGCATCATCTGCAACTTGTGCAAAATGCTGCAGCTTGTATGCTGACTTGCAAACATGATCACATCACACCAATCCTGGATTCCCTCCACTGGCTATGATGTTTGTAGTGCAATTACAGGCCTGACACCTTCTTACCTATGTGATGGTGTATGTTTTTACCAACAAAGTAGAGATTTACATTCTGCTGACCAAAACTTTCTAGAGTTCCCTCGGTCGAGGTGTAAACAACTGGGTGATTGTTCTTTCACCATGTCCTAAACTTTGGAATACCCTCCCATCTAAGTAATGTGCTATCACTGACCAGTCTTTGTTTAAAGGCaagcttaaaaaataaaaaaatggcttaatataaattgtattaatataaacttgtgaGATCAGCTACACCGACTCTCAGAGGTGTTCaagttaatcaacaccttcttaccaatcaggatccagaaattaaacatgattaaaaCAATTTGAACAAATTAAAGAGTGGTGTATCCTCTGGGAATTTTAATGGGTATCATCTTTGTACATATAACATCTGGTGCTATGTGCGActttatagactgtttataagTGGATGTTATTTAGGTGGTGGATTATTCTCAGCAATgcaattaaatgttatttgtttctgttaaCATTAGACCCAGCCTTGCAGAAAGCTTTACAGAGATCCAGGTATAGATTAAGAATGAGCAACAGTACTGTCTTTATGACAGCATCTTTATGGTACAAACGTAAAGTTTTAGATGTTGCCTGATAGGATAACTGTCTTGATAATATGAAAGCACTTTTATTGCTTAGAGGTTGCATGTATATGGTTTAAATTATCAGGAGGTCATGAGATAGTGAAGGACACACAGATCCTTTAATGATCCCATTAAAATGCACTTATGGTTGTGTGTTGTTACCTGTAAGTATTGTGAAGTGAGTAGGACTGGTCATGGTAACGAAGGCTGGAGTTACGTAAGGGGCTTTGACCCCATCTTCAGCCATTTGGTCAAGGTGAG is a window of Tachysurus vachellii isolate PV-2020 chromosome 3, HZAU_Pvac_v1, whole genome shotgun sequence DNA encoding:
- the LOC132842586 gene encoding ectonucleotide pyrophosphatase/phosphodiesterase family member 7-like, which encodes MWNLCVCLCVFASSLQAKPLGNNSCLGHSKVLLVSFDGFRWDYDRTVVTPHLDQMAEDGVKAPYVTPAFVTMTSPTHFTILTGKYIENHGVIHNMWFNTSTSEKKPYYQTQFVNEWWDNGSLPIWITAQRQGLRAGSLHFPGTASTYDGEKALMSEVEPRFYNYSNETAWRQNIDKILGDWFGEKDLDFVSLYFGEPDSTGHKYGPDSEEVKEMVRQVDRTVGYLRDSVDRNGLTQCLNIIITADHGMTTVLRNGAVNEIVLSKIPGFSFQDLDFTLVDYGPSGLLLPKTGRLEKVYNALKGAHPHLHVYKKEEMPPRLHFAQNNRILPIILWADLGYVINGLLPVQFNKGEHGFDNDYMDMKPFFRAVGPAFRKNFTVEPFETVHIYSLMCHLLGITPEPNDGHLNATRAMLVSSVQPEGSTEKTSSVISGAFIGLGAVAGLLLIMFVVVVTYSVLNRRGEKQRAGSFENAEGEDTKQTSF